The following coding sequences are from one Thermoplasmata archaeon window:
- a CDS encoding thiamine pyrophosphate-dependent enzyme encodes MTDIIDGEKLRQKYLRKGMLPTIFCAGCGHGSAIDYVLRAIDELGLDMDKVAFASGIGCSSRIPGYLNADGLHTTHGRALAFATGLKAANPDLTVIVFTGDGDGIGIGGNHFIHAARRNIDITVILLNNFIYGMTGGQLAPTAPLGSIASTAPYGNIEDAFNICELAKALGAAYVARWPIHYPYQPIKSIKEGIMNKGFALIELMSPCPTAFGRNNKMGDVDVLWRWYEEHSILVEDYERIMTYGTEEEKEMVRGKFQIGVFQNVRKEGFFERNDRLIQRLIAEDDARWAKEGK; translated from the coding sequence ATGACCGATATCATTGATGGTGAGAAGTTGAGGCAGAAATACCTGCGCAAGGGAATGTTGCCGACAATTTTCTGTGCTGGCTGTGGCCACGGCTCTGCCATAGACTATGTTCTCCGCGCCATTGATGAGTTAGGACTCGATATGGACAAAGTCGCCTTCGCTTCGGGAATCGGCTGCTCCTCGAGAATTCCGGGCTACCTCAACGCCGACGGCCTCCACACCACTCATGGAAGGGCGCTTGCGTTCGCCACCGGCCTGAAAGCGGCCAACCCCGACCTAACCGTTATCGTGTTTACGGGTGATGGTGACGGGATCGGCATAGGCGGGAATCACTTCATCCACGCCGCGCGGAGGAATATAGACATCACCGTCATCCTGCTGAACAACTTCATCTATGGGATGACAGGAGGCCAGTTGGCTCCGACCGCCCCACTGGGAAGTATCGCCTCAACTGCACCCTACGGCAATATTGAGGACGCTTTCAACATCTGTGAGCTCGCCAAGGCACTGGGCGCGGCATACGTGGCAAGATGGCCCATTCACTACCCATACCAGCCAATCAAATCAATCAAGGAGGGGATAATGAACAAGGGCTTCGCTCTCATAGAGCTTATGTCCCCCTGCCCCACCGCTTTTGGAAGGAATAATAAGATGGGAGATGTGGACGTGCTTTGGCGGTGGTACGAGGAGCACTCAATTCTTGTCGAGGACTACGAGAGGATAATGACCTACGGTACGGAGGAGGAAAAGGAGATGGTCAGGGGCAAGTTCCAAATCGGGGTGTTCCAGAATGTGAGGAAAGAGGGCTTCTTCGAGAGGAACGACAGGCTCATCCAGAGATTGATAGCGGAAGACGATGCAAGGTGGGCGAAGGAGGGTAAGTAA
- a CDS encoding 2-oxoacid:acceptor oxidoreductase subunit alpha: MKYERDPVRIRRVIGDKVQFVQGDIAITYGALLAGCSFFGGYPITPASEVAEEMALLLPRVKGTYIQMEDEIGSIAAVIGASWGGAKAMTATSGPGFSLMMENYGYAIMTETPCVIADIQRTGPSTGQPTLGAQGDMMQVRWGTHGDIEAIALAPSTCQECLDMTVEAFNLAEKYRHPVCIMADGEIGHLREKVVIPEENELKLVERVKATVEPEKFLPFGPSQSRDSRVPDFPVFGTGYRVYVTGLTHNKLGFPATDKQRDHEELIMRIVSKISDDREALTDVEKIQLDDAEVAFVTYGASARPTETAIELLRKKGVRAGMLRLRHVWPFPRAVIKELSKKVRRIVVAEMNLGQIVHPVREWAAGDCEVVLAPKVGGEMHLPQELIPYAEG, encoded by the coding sequence ATGAAGTATGAGAGGGACCCGGTGAGAATTCGGAGGGTCATTGGGGACAAGGTCCAGTTCGTGCAGGGGGATATAGCCATCACCTACGGAGCGCTCCTCGCGGGCTGCTCCTTTTTCGGAGGCTACCCGATAACCCCCGCGTCAGAGGTGGCGGAGGAGATGGCCCTCCTGCTGCCCCGCGTTAAAGGTACCTACATCCAGATGGAGGACGAGATAGGGAGCATAGCGGCCGTTATCGGCGCCTCGTGGGGCGGCGCAAAGGCGATGACCGCAACCTCCGGGCCGGGATTCTCGTTGATGATGGAGAACTACGGTTATGCTATCATGACGGAGACACCGTGTGTCATCGCCGACATACAGAGGACTGGGCCCTCGACTGGCCAGCCCACGCTCGGCGCCCAGGGGGACATGATGCAGGTGCGCTGGGGAACCCACGGGGACATCGAGGCCATAGCGCTGGCGCCGAGCACCTGTCAGGAATGTCTGGACATGACGGTCGAGGCTTTCAACCTAGCCGAGAAGTACAGGCACCCGGTATGCATAATGGCGGATGGAGAGATAGGACACCTCAGAGAAAAGGTGGTGATACCCGAAGAGAACGAGCTGAAGCTCGTAGAAAGGGTCAAGGCGACCGTAGAACCCGAGAAGTTCTTACCATTCGGACCCTCGCAATCGCGTGATAGCAGGGTCCCGGACTTCCCCGTCTTCGGCACGGGCTACAGAGTCTATGTCACGGGTCTCACCCACAACAAGCTCGGCTTTCCCGCTACGGATAAGCAAAGGGACCACGAGGAGCTGATAATGAGAATAGTGAGCAAGATCTCAGACGACAGAGAGGCGCTGACGGACGTGGAGAAAATACAGCTTGACGACGCTGAGGTCGCATTCGTCACGTACGGGGCTTCGGCCCGGCCCACCGAGACCGCCATCGAACTCCTTAGGAAGAAGGGTGTGAGGGCAGGGATGCTCAGGCTGAGGCACGTCTGGCCATTCCCGAGGGCCGTGATAAAAGAGCTCTCGAAAAAGGTGAGGAGGATTGTTGTTGCGGAAATGAACCTAGGCCAAATTGTTCATCCGGTGAGGGAATGGGCCGCGGGTGACTGCGAGGTGGTATTGGCACCAAAGGTGGGGGGGGAGATGCACCTACCCCAAGAGCTGATTCCCTACGCGGAGGGATAA
- a CDS encoding 4Fe-4S binding protein, translating to MIIVLEDWCKGCEVCIKRCPVKALEPSKKMNKRGVFPPKLKEPNECNFCRLCELLCPDFALAVIPEERKEVPKKSRLIIGGNVNEV from the coding sequence ATGATTATCGTTCTGGAGGACTGGTGCAAGGGGTGCGAGGTCTGCATCAAGCGCTGCCCGGTGAAGGCCCTGGAGCCGTCCAAGAAGATGAACAAGAGAGGCGTCTTCCCGCCGAAGCTCAAGGAGCCCAACGAGTGCAACTTCTGCCGTCTCTGCGAGTTGCTCTGCCCCGACTTCGCCCTGGCCGTGATTCCTGAGGAGAGAAAAGAAGTGCCGAAGAAGAGCAGACTGATAATCGGAGGTAATGTGAATGAAGTATGA
- a CDS encoding FAD-binding protein has protein sequence MKMIEGYPEYMYESIKLVEAKRHENISRQVKPMSLEERERILKRFHPDYMEGTKREVRIGIDKGKLMYNGIVDLLESRSALDTKEIDLTRIDFDVDILIIGGGGAGTVAALFANDSGVPRDRILIVTKLRHGDANSMMAQGGIQAADRPEDSPVIHYLDIYGGGHFTNKPELVRALAMDAPLIIKWHEELGVMYDRDDEGEFLELSGGGTSRNRMHSAKDYTGMEIMRTIRDEARNREIPVLEFCPVVELLLDDSGAVSGAVAFNIETGEYHVIRAKATILATGGSGRLHLCDYPTTNHYGATGDGLVMAYHVGANLVDLDTIQIHPTGDAYPDAVIGILTTEKVRGLGAIPVNKNGDPFVFPLEPRDVESAAFIRECREGRGIVTPSGMPGVWLDTPMIDIIHGEGTIEKKLAGEVRRFRRFGINIVKLPILVYPTLHYQNGGVEINARTETRVPGLFAAGEVSGGVHGKNRLMGNSLLDFNVFGRRAGIYAAEYVKKRTVGKLTLRHIEEYNRAVEALGVPPERKAPIILPEYRGKEAMARALDIL, from the coding sequence ATGAAAATGATAGAGGGCTATCCGGAATACATGTACGAGTCGATCAAGCTGGTTGAGGCAAAGCGGCACGAGAACATCTCCCGTCAGGTAAAGCCGATGAGCTTAGAGGAGAGGGAGAGAATTCTGAAGCGCTTCCACCCTGACTATATGGAAGGGACGAAGAGGGAGGTGCGTATAGGAATCGACAAAGGGAAGCTCATGTACAACGGCATCGTAGACCTCCTTGAGTCCAGGTCCGCCCTAGACACAAAGGAAATCGACCTCACTCGCATAGATTTCGACGTCGACATACTCATAATTGGCGGCGGCGGGGCCGGCACCGTCGCGGCCCTCTTCGCGAACGACTCAGGGGTCCCTAGGGACAGAATTCTGATCGTGACCAAACTCCGACACGGCGACGCAAATTCGATGATGGCCCAGGGGGGAATTCAGGCCGCCGATAGACCGGAGGACAGTCCAGTGATTCATTATCTAGACATATATGGTGGCGGGCACTTCACCAACAAGCCCGAGCTCGTGCGCGCACTGGCGATGGACGCACCGCTGATCATCAAGTGGCACGAGGAACTCGGAGTGATGTACGACAGGGACGATGAAGGGGAGTTCCTAGAACTCTCGGGTGGCGGCACATCGCGAAACAGAATGCACAGCGCTAAAGACTACACAGGCATGGAAATAATGAGAACAATTCGGGACGAGGCCCGGAACAGGGAGATACCCGTCCTCGAGTTCTGCCCAGTGGTCGAGCTCCTCTTAGACGATAGTGGCGCGGTTTCGGGCGCCGTGGCATTCAATATAGAAACCGGAGAGTACCATGTAATTCGGGCAAAGGCCACGATTCTCGCCACGGGCGGGAGCGGGCGCCTCCACCTCTGCGACTATCCCACAACCAACCACTACGGCGCCACGGGCGACGGCCTTGTGATGGCGTATCACGTGGGCGCGAACCTCGTGGACCTTGACACAATCCAGATACACCCCACGGGGGACGCCTACCCGGACGCTGTTATCGGAATCCTGACGACGGAGAAGGTGAGGGGTCTAGGGGCCATACCAGTGAACAAGAACGGAGACCCCTTCGTCTTCCCTCTTGAGCCGAGGGACGTTGAGTCTGCGGCTTTCATACGGGAGTGCAGGGAGGGCAGGGGCATCGTGACACCGTCGGGAATGCCAGGTGTCTGGCTCGACACGCCGATGATAGATATCATCCATGGTGAGGGTACGATAGAGAAGAAACTCGCGGGTGAGGTCAGGAGGTTCCGCAGGTTCGGAATCAATATTGTGAAGCTACCCATACTAGTCTACCCGACATTGCACTACCAGAACGGCGGCGTAGAAATCAACGCGAGGACTGAGACCAGGGTCCCCGGCCTCTTCGCGGCCGGTGAGGTATCGGGAGGGGTGCATGGAAAGAACAGGCTGATGGGCAACTCCCTGCTCGACTTCAACGTTTTCGGCCGGAGGGCAGGTATATACGCGGCAGAGTATGTGAAGAAAAGAACAGTGGGCAAACTAACTCTGCGGCACATTGAAGAATACAACAGGGCCGTGGAGGCGCTCGGGGTGCCCCCTGAGCGAAAAGCGCCGATAATTCTTCCTGAGTACAGGGGGAAGGAAGCCATGGCCCGCGCGCTTGATATTCTGTGA
- a CDS encoding 4Fe-4S dicluster domain-containing protein has protein sequence MNENAVHDVLHKGVSTEKPEEAGRPFCNVYIMGKRYRVPAGFTLMKAMEYAGYQLIRGCGCRAGFCGACATVYRKAREQKLQFALACQKLVEDELYLVQIPFVPAEKALYDINKIRPEANTILSFYPEIARCVSCNTCTKSCAQDVKVMMYIQSALRGDIAKAAELSFDCIQCGMCAMRCPADIKHYHVAQLARRLRGKYLDKKSKNLQRRLEEISRGKFDAELNALMSMSLPELRRLYANRKIEAEKE, from the coding sequence ATGAATGAGAATGCGGTCCATGATGTGCTCCATAAAGGAGTCAGCACAGAGAAGCCGGAGGAGGCGGGGAGGCCCTTTTGCAATGTCTACATAATGGGTAAAAGGTACCGGGTCCCGGCGGGCTTTACTTTGATGAAGGCGATGGAGTACGCCGGCTACCAGCTCATACGCGGTTGCGGCTGCCGTGCAGGCTTCTGCGGTGCCTGCGCCACGGTATACAGGAAGGCTAGGGAGCAGAAGCTCCAGTTCGCCCTGGCCTGCCAGAAGCTAGTGGAGGACGAGCTCTACCTCGTACAGATTCCCTTCGTTCCGGCGGAGAAGGCATTATACGACATCAACAAAATAAGGCCGGAGGCTAACACCATCCTCTCTTTCTACCCGGAGATAGCTAGGTGCGTTTCCTGCAACACTTGCACCAAGTCTTGCGCCCAAGACGTGAAGGTGATGATGTACATCCAGAGCGCTCTGAGGGGCGACATAGCGAAGGCGGCCGAGCTCTCCTTCGATTGTATCCAGTGCGGTATGTGCGCGATGAGGTGCCCCGCGGATATAAAGCACTACCACGTCGCCCAGCTGGCGCGAAGGCTGCGCGGAAAGTATCTGGACAAGAAGTCGAAGAACCTGCAGAGGCGCCTTGAGGAAATCTCCCGGGGCAAGTTCGATGCAGAGCTAAACGCCCTGATGAGCATGAGCCTTCCCGAGCTGAGGAGACTCTACGCCAATCGAAAGATAGAGGCGGAGAAGGAGTGA
- a CDS encoding CoB--CoM heterodisulfide reductase iron-sulfur subunit B family protein, whose amino-acid sequence MELLYYPGCTLKTSAKPLERSAFAVARVLGYELVEMKEWNCCGVVASLTTDDLMRHLAPLRNLIHVEDEGRDRVVCLCEMCSNTLKQTHNRMVERPEDLEKLSSFMDEEHRYKKSVRVLHFLELLRDEVGFDKLRKRVKRPLKDMSIMPYYGCMLVRPREVAIDDAERPVVLSGLLRAIGATVVENPFSIECCGSYHTIDQKEFTSRRAYRISEFARRAGAEAIALSCPLCRYNLDVRGKEAERLFEGYRQMPVFYYTQLLALALGVDAGELGLEENAVDPAPLLRAKGIMKI is encoded by the coding sequence ATGGAGCTTCTCTACTACCCCGGTTGCACGCTGAAGACCTCGGCCAAGCCCCTCGAGAGGTCCGCTTTCGCGGTGGCGAGGGTGCTGGGCTACGAGCTCGTCGAGATGAAGGAGTGGAACTGCTGCGGCGTCGTCGCCTCCCTTACCACCGACGACCTGATGAGGCATCTAGCGCCCCTCCGGAACCTAATTCACGTCGAGGACGAGGGCAGGGACAGGGTGGTCTGCCTCTGCGAGATGTGCTCCAATACCCTAAAGCAAACTCACAACAGGATGGTCGAGAGGCCCGAGGACCTCGAGAAGCTCAGCTCATTCATGGACGAGGAGCACAGATATAAAAAGAGCGTGAGGGTTCTTCACTTCCTTGAGCTGCTAAGGGACGAGGTCGGCTTCGACAAACTGAGGAAGAGGGTCAAGAGGCCCCTGAAGGACATGAGTATCATGCCGTACTACGGCTGCATGCTCGTCCGACCTAGAGAGGTGGCCATTGACGACGCCGAGCGGCCGGTGGTCCTCTCCGGCCTACTCAGGGCAATCGGGGCCACGGTCGTGGAGAATCCGTTCAGCATCGAGTGCTGCGGCTCCTATCACACGATAGACCAGAAAGAGTTCACATCCAGAAGGGCATATCGCATATCGGAGTTCGCCCGGAGGGCCGGAGCCGAGGCCATAGCGCTCTCGTGTCCCCTCTGCCGGTACAACCTCGACGTAAGGGGGAAAGAGGCCGAGAGGCTCTTCGAGGGCTACAGGCAGATGCCGGTTTTCTACTACACCCAGCTCCTCGCGCTCGCTCTCGGTGTGGACGCCGGGGAGCTGGGACTGGAGGAAAACGCGGTTGACCCCGCGCCTCTCCTGAGGGCGAAGGGGATAATGAAAATATAG
- a CDS encoding 4Fe-4S dicluster domain-containing protein, protein MVWTPTTGKAKRQLQDPPFKFEGKLAEEVAALCGESFTGCYQCGTCSAGCPFAEEMDLTPDEVIRFVIMNKKSVLSSRTIWLCSSCFICAERCPRDINLTKVMEALRQIVLRQNIDRVRISDLTEEEKKHIPQIAFVSLFRKSIG, encoded by the coding sequence GTGGTTTGGACGCCCACAACGGGGAAGGCGAAGAGACAGCTCCAGGACCCGCCCTTTAAATTCGAGGGCAAGCTCGCGGAAGAGGTCGCCGCTCTCTGCGGCGAGAGCTTCACGGGATGTTACCAATGCGGCACATGCTCGGCCGGGTGCCCCTTCGCTGAGGAGATGGACCTCACCCCGGACGAGGTCATCCGCTTCGTGATCATGAACAAAAAGTCCGTTCTCAGCTCCCGGACGATATGGCTCTGCTCTTCATGCTTCATCTGTGCCGAGAGGTGCCCTCGGGACATCAACCTCACAAAGGTGATGGAGGCGTTGCGCCAGATTGTTCTGAGACAGAACATTGATCGCGTCAGGATTTCTGACTTGACGGAAGAGGAGAAGAAGCACATTCCGCAGATCGCTTTTGTCAGCCTGTTCAGGAAGAGCATCGGTTGA